A genome region from Dysgonomonadaceae bacterium PH5-43 includes the following:
- a CDS encoding molecular chaperone DnaK (product_source=KO:K04043; cath_funfam=2.60.34.10,3.30.420.40,3.90.640.10; cog=COG0443; ko=KO:K04043; pfam=PF00012; superfamily=100920,100934,53067; tigrfam=TIGR02350) yields MGKIIGIDLGTTNSCVAVMEGNKPVVIPNSEGKMTTPSIVAFTGNNERKVGDPAKRQAITNPTKTIFSIKRFMGETYDQVQNEVSRVPYKIAKGDNNTPRVDIDGRLYTPQEISAMVLQKMKKTAEDYLGQEVTEAVITVPAYFADSQRQATIEAGEIAGLKVKRIINEPTAAALAYGLDKADQDMKIAVFDLGGGTFDISILELGGGVFEVLSTNGDTHLGGDDFDHVIIDWLAEEFQNNEGLDLRKDAMAMQRLKEAAEKAKIELSSSTSTEINLPYIMPVDGMPKHLVTTLTRAKFEQLADKLIKACITPCEKALKDAGLNASEITEVILVGGSTRIPAIQAEVEKIFGQAPSKGVNPDEVVAIGAAIQGAILSGDSNLGGMVLLDVTPLSLGIETMGSVMTKMIEANSTIPIKKTETYTTAMDNQPSVEIHVLQGERPMAKDNKTIGKFHLDGIMPAPRGVPQIEVTFDIDANGVVSVSAKDKATGKEQAIRIEASSGLSDAEIQRMKDEAAANAESDAKEREKIDKLNHADSLIFQTEKQLNELGDKLPADKKTPIEAALGKLKEAHKAQDIAGIDAATAEVNSAFQAASQEMYNAQAQAQQGGAQPNGDETQGGSQQGGDEVTDVDFEEVK; encoded by the coding sequence ATGGGTAAAATTATTGGAATAGACTTAGGAACAACCAATTCTTGTGTTGCCGTAATGGAAGGTAACAAACCGGTTGTTATACCTAACAGCGAAGGAAAAATGACTACTCCTTCAATAGTAGCATTTACTGGAAATAATGAAAGAAAAGTAGGAGACCCTGCTAAACGTCAGGCGATTACTAATCCTACAAAAACAATTTTCTCTATAAAGAGATTTATGGGAGAAACTTACGACCAAGTACAAAACGAAGTGTCGCGCGTACCTTATAAAATAGCTAAAGGAGATAATAACACTCCTCGTGTAGATATTGACGGACGTTTGTACACTCCACAAGAAATATCGGCTATGGTGCTTCAAAAGATGAAGAAAACAGCTGAGGATTATCTTGGTCAGGAAGTTACAGAGGCTGTAATTACAGTTCCTGCTTACTTCGCCGATTCGCAAAGACAAGCAACTATTGAAGCTGGTGAAATTGCTGGATTAAAAGTAAAACGTATTATCAACGAGCCTACTGCTGCTGCTTTAGCTTACGGATTGGATAAGGCCGACCAAGATATGAAGATTGCAGTGTTTGACTTAGGAGGAGGGACTTTCGATATTTCTATCCTTGAATTAGGAGGTGGAGTATTTGAAGTATTGTCGACTAATGGTGATACGCACTTGGGAGGAGATGACTTCGACCACGTTATTATCGACTGGTTGGCAGAAGAGTTTCAAAATAACGAAGGTCTTGACTTGCGCAAAGATGCTATGGCAATGCAACGCTTGAAAGAGGCTGCGGAAAAAGCTAAAATAGAATTATCAAGCTCTACATCTACAGAAATAAACTTGCCATATATTATGCCTGTAGACGGAATGCCTAAGCACTTAGTAACAACTCTAACTCGTGCAAAATTTGAACAGTTGGCAGACAAATTAATTAAGGCTTGTATTACTCCTTGTGAAAAAGCATTGAAAGATGCAGGTTTGAATGCTTCGGAAATTACAGAGGTTATCTTAGTCGGAGGTTCGACTCGTATTCCTGCTATTCAGGCTGAAGTTGAAAAAATATTTGGTCAAGCTCCTTCTAAAGGTGTTAATCCTGATGAAGTAGTTGCGATAGGTGCGGCTATTCAAGGTGCGATACTTTCAGGAGACAGTAACTTGGGCGGAATGGTATTGTTAGATGTTACTCCACTTTCTTTAGGTATAGAAACTATGGGTAGTGTTATGACAAAAATGATAGAAGCAAACTCTACAATTCCTATCAAGAAAACAGAGACATATACTACAGCTATGGATAATCAGCCTTCTGTTGAGATACACGTATTGCAAGGAGAGCGTCCGATGGCAAAAGATAATAAAACTATCGGTAAGTTCCACTTAGATGGAATAATGCCAGCTCCTCGTGGAGTTCCTCAAATTGAAGTAACATTCGATATTGATGCTAATGGAGTGGTAAGTGTGTCGGCAAAAGATAAGGCAACAGGAAAAGAGCAAGCTATTCGTATTGAAGCTTCAAGTGGACTAAGTGATGCTGAAATTCAAAGAATGAAAGATGAGGCTGCCGCTAATGCTGAGTCTGATGCTAAAGAAAGAGAAAAGATTGACAAGCTAAATCACGCTGACAGTCTTATCTTCCAAACAGAAAAGCAGTTGAATGAGTTAGGGGATAAACTTCCTGCCGACAAAAAAACTCCTATTGAAGCTGCTCTTGGAAAACTAAAAGAAGCTCATAAAGCTCAAGATATTGCAGGTATTGATGCTGCAACAGCAGAAGTAAATTCTGCATTCCAAGCTGCAAGTCAGGAAATGTACAACGCTCAAGCACAAGCGCAACAAGGCGGTGCTCAACCTAACGGAGATGAAACTCAAGGTGGTTCTCAACAAGGTGGAGATGAAGTAACTGATGTTGACTTCGAAGAAGTGAAGTAA
- a CDS encoding lipopolysaccharide export system protein LptA (product_source=COG1934; cath_funfam=2.60.450.10; cog=COG1934; pfam=PF13100) yields the protein MQNNASPSRQEDPKKVHMVHADSSVPTKTIDGKNIIISRGNVQFRHNDILLFCDSAYIYNDDNSIEAFDNVEIRQDDTLSIFGEYLVYEGDNNLAKMRYDVKMVHNDVILYTDNFNYDRNINLGYYFDGGTLVDSINELNSVYGQYSPQTKIATFKDEVILTNPNFVLNSDTLKYNTNDKIATILGNAVITSEDGIIYSDNGWYSTETDNATLYDRSTIVSKDNSKTITADTLFYNRDKGFAEAFSNMIVNDTVQKAILMGDYGYFDEINNMAFATKEAQLIEYSQKDSLFLHADTLQMKTVGEQREISAHYGVRFFRTDLQGMCDSLQYNTADSMLYMLKTPILWNTGYQITGDTIKVQFNSENIETFYVRERAFAVEEYDGELEFFNQIRGKYITGLFAKGELDRVEIEGSTESIYYIFDDKKLEYIGRAKLDSPYLTVYIKERKPYRMSWSPEPEGKMLPVKDLTNSDKFLKDFVNYEYLRPVNASDIFRKAVMKEEDKPAPVKRRQRN from the coding sequence ATGCAGAACAATGCATCTCCTTCTCGACAAGAAGACCCGAAGAAGGTGCATATGGTGCACGCCGACTCATCAGTTCCTACAAAAACAATAGACGGGAAGAATATTATAATATCAAGAGGTAATGTGCAGTTTCGTCATAATGATATATTGCTATTCTGTGATAGTGCATATATTTATAACGACGATAATTCTATTGAAGCTTTCGATAATGTAGAGATAAGGCAAGACGATACCTTGTCGATATTTGGAGAATATCTTGTTTATGAAGGCGATAATAATTTAGCAAAGATGCGTTATGATGTAAAGATGGTGCATAACGATGTAATTCTTTATACCGATAATTTTAACTACGACCGTAATATAAACTTAGGCTATTATTTTGATGGAGGTACACTTGTTGACTCGATAAACGAACTTAATTCTGTTTATGGACAATATTCTCCACAAACTAAAATAGCAACCTTCAAAGATGAGGTAATCCTTACTAATCCTAACTTTGTATTAAACTCTGATACTCTGAAATATAACACTAACGACAAGATTGCCACAATATTAGGTAATGCCGTAATTACTTCAGAAGATGGAATAATCTACTCCGATAATGGTTGGTACTCTACCGAAACCGACAATGCGACGTTGTACGATCGTTCTACAATAGTATCTAAAGATAACTCAAAAACAATAACAGCCGATACTCTTTTCTATAATCGCGATAAAGGCTTTGCCGAAGCTTTTTCTAATATGATAGTGAATGATACTGTGCAGAAAGCTATACTTATGGGCGATTATGGTTATTTTGATGAAATAAACAATATGGCATTCGCAACTAAAGAGGCTCAGTTGATAGAGTACTCGCAAAAAGACTCTTTGTTTCTTCACGCAGACACCTTGCAGATGAAAACAGTAGGCGAGCAGCGAGAGATTAGTGCTCATTATGGTGTTCGTTTCTTTAGAACAGACTTGCAAGGAATGTGCGATTCTCTACAATATAACACAGCCGATTCGATGCTTTATATGCTTAAAACGCCTATTCTGTGGAATACGGGTTATCAAATAACAGGCGACACCATTAAGGTGCAGTTTAATAGCGAGAATATAGAAACTTTTTATGTTAGAGAACGAGCATTTGCAGTAGAAGAGTATGATGGCGAACTTGAGTTTTTTAATCAAATAAGAGGTAAATATATAACAGGATTATTCGCCAAAGGAGAATTGGATAGGGTAGAGATAGAAGGTTCTACCGAATCTATTTATTATATTTTTGATGATAAAAAGTTAGAATACATAGGGAGAGCAAAACTCGACAGTCCGTACCTAACGGTTTACATAAAAGAAAGGAAACCATATCGAATGTCTTGGTCGCCCGAGCCAGAAGGTAAAATGTTGCCAGTGAAAGATCTTACCAACAGCGATAAATTTCTAAAAGACTTTGTTAATTATGAATATCTTCGTCCTGTAAATGCTTCGGATATTTTCAGAAAAGCAGTAATGAAGGAAGAAGATAAACCAGCTCCAGTAAAACGCAGGCAAAGGAATTGA
- a CDS encoding hypothetical protein (product_source=Hypo-rule applied; cath_funfam=3.40.50.300; pfam=PF08378,PF13245,PF13538; smart=SM00487; superfamily=52540) translates to MATFIPSIDKILQFKVKPEAGELELLLFLEKMLDDSFEVYFNPYMNGDRPDILIMRKGYGVMIVEVKDWNLDLYRLNEKKHWILGQNNSVIKSPIQQVLKYKDNLFELHIESLLEKKIKDIRKFNIVSCAVYFHNANESQIKDMIVNPYENDRKYQDFLKYNIDLIGRDNLNELDLNKILERRYLKAKKESFLFTTDLYESFKRFLNPPIHMKEEGVDFLYSPKQREIIYEQHKKQQRIKGVVGSGKTTVLAARAVQAYKRISKYKPNVQILILTYNITLKNFIHDKISMVREEFPWEAFVISNYHLFINSQLNNLGIPFEKEKITDLEGNYYSNKKLFLEQKSKIRTYDAIFIDEIQDYKRPWMEIIKECFLSEDGEYVLFGDVKQNIYSNPTEQKDVSTNVRGVTELKRCFRSDFKIKDLAVEYQKNIFRDKYEIDSFNKNESQGELQFERNQQGDINYMYLSNSNLVSTLYTIIYENILSKNNNQISPNDITILGYTIGQLKRFEAYYRYASGEKTKTMFETYEIMYMNRLKKYSLDNIPEWVQAGIRLIKRDKDKKNEKGINQLAKLLTIYDLYVEYPDRFKQKMEWYCAQFKCSLIDFLTYIDNQSKEFVAFKSEVYGADYHFIRTNKKIHFWMNSGTIKISTINSFKGWESELVFLILEPKYDHSTEFNLAFDELLYTAITRCRSKLVIINFGNDEYDKKMRPIIDSVK, encoded by the coding sequence ATGGCAACTTTTATTCCTTCAATAGATAAAATTCTGCAGTTTAAGGTTAAGCCAGAAGCAGGCGAATTGGAACTATTACTCTTCTTAGAGAAAATGCTTGACGATAGTTTTGAGGTTTACTTCAATCCTTATATGAATGGAGACCGCCCAGACATCCTCATTATGCGCAAGGGATATGGAGTGATGATTGTAGAAGTAAAGGATTGGAATTTAGATCTATATAGATTGAATGAAAAAAAACACTGGATTTTAGGGCAAAATAATTCTGTGATTAAATCACCAATTCAGCAAGTTCTTAAATATAAAGACAATCTATTTGAATTGCATATAGAATCTTTATTAGAAAAGAAAATAAAAGATATTCGCAAGTTTAATATTGTTTCATGCGCAGTATACTTTCACAATGCAAATGAATCACAGATTAAAGACATGATTGTCAACCCATACGAAAATGACAGGAAGTATCAAGATTTTTTAAAGTATAACATAGATCTAATAGGAAGAGACAATCTTAACGAATTAGATTTGAATAAAATACTTGAACGTAGATACTTAAAAGCAAAAAAAGAATCTTTTTTATTCACAACGGATTTATATGAAAGTTTTAAACGATTTTTAAATCCACCTATTCATATGAAAGAAGAAGGGGTAGATTTCTTATACTCACCAAAACAAAGAGAAATAATATATGAGCAGCACAAAAAACAACAGAGGATAAAAGGAGTCGTAGGATCTGGAAAAACTACTGTACTAGCAGCAAGAGCAGTTCAAGCGTATAAAAGAATATCAAAGTATAAACCTAATGTTCAAATTTTAATTCTCACATACAACATTACTCTAAAAAATTTCATACATGATAAAATAAGCATGGTAAGAGAAGAGTTTCCTTGGGAAGCGTTTGTTATCTCAAATTACCACCTATTTATTAACTCCCAATTAAACAACCTAGGAATACCTTTCGAAAAAGAAAAAATCACAGATTTAGAAGGCAATTACTATTCGAACAAAAAACTATTTTTGGAACAGAAATCAAAAATAAGAACATATGATGCTATATTTATTGATGAAATTCAAGACTACAAGCGCCCTTGGATGGAGATAATAAAAGAGTGCTTTCTTTCTGAGGACGGAGAATATGTCCTATTTGGTGATGTAAAGCAAAACATATATTCCAATCCAACTGAGCAAAAAGATGTTAGCACGAACGTAAGAGGTGTCACAGAGCTAAAACGTTGCTTTCGATCAGATTTCAAAATTAAAGATTTAGCCGTTGAATATCAAAAAAATATATTTAGAGATAAATACGAAATTGATTCTTTTAATAAAAATGAAAGTCAAGGAGAATTGCAATTTGAGCGAAATCAACAAGGTGATATAAATTATATGTACCTATCAAACAGTAATCTTGTATCAACTTTATATACAATAATATACGAAAATATTCTAAGTAAAAACAACAACCAAATATCACCTAATGACATTACTATACTTGGGTATACAATAGGCCAATTAAAACGTTTTGAAGCTTACTATAGATATGCTTCGGGAGAAAAAACAAAAACCATGTTTGAAACTTATGAAATAATGTATATGAATAGACTGAAAAAATATTCACTGGACAATATTCCCGAGTGGGTTCAAGCAGGAATTAGGTTAATAAAAAGAGACAAAGACAAAAAGAACGAAAAAGGAATAAATCAGTTGGCCAAATTGCTTACAATATATGATTTATATGTAGAATACCCTGATCGATTTAAACAAAAGATGGAATGGTATTGTGCTCAATTTAAGTGTTCGCTAATAGACTTTTTGACATATATCGACAATCAAAGTAAAGAATTTGTGGCCTTTAAAAGCGAAGTGTATGGCGCAGATTATCATTTTATAAGGACTAATAAAAAAATTCATTTTTGGATGAACAGCGGGACGATAAAAATATCAACAATTAATAGTTTTAAGGGCTGGGAAAGTGAATTGGTCTTTCTGATACTAGAGCCCAAATATGATCATTCGACAGAGTTTAACTTGGCTTTCGACGAATTGTTATATACCGCTATTACTCGTTGTAGATCTAAATTAGTCATCATAAATTTTGGGAACGACGAATATGATAAAAAAATGCGTCCAATTATTGATTCTGTAAAATGA
- a CDS encoding glycine C-acetyltransferase (product_source=KO:K00639; cath_funfam=3.40.640.10; cog=COG0156; ko=KO:K00639; pfam=PF00155; superfamily=53383; tigrfam=TIGR01822), with translation MANYSAFQKHLTDELTAIKEAGLYKEERIIVSPQSVKINLNTGQEVLNFCANNYLGLSDNQGLIDAAEKAMKDRGYGMSSVRFICGTQDMHKELEKTIANFFGTEDTILYAACFDANGGVFEPLLTDEDAIISDSLNHASIIDGVRLCKAVRYRYANADMEDLETQLQKAKEQRFRLIVTDGVFSMDGNVAPLDKIYELAQKYDAMVMVDESHSAGVVGRTGRGTTEQYNLKGKIEILTGTLGKAFGGAIGGFTTGKKEIIDMLRQRSRPYLFSNSLPPSVVGAGIYTFNLLDSNNDLQDKLHRNTEYFNSKMVEAGFDVKPTQSAICAVMLYDAKLSQEMASELSKEGIYVTGFYYPVVPKGQARIRVQLSAAHEIEHLDKCIAAFTKVGKKLGVLK, from the coding sequence ATGGCTAATTATTCAGCGTTTCAAAAACATCTTACAGATGAGCTTACTGCTATCAAGGAAGCAGGGTTATATAAAGAAGAACGAATTATCGTTTCTCCTCAGTCGGTAAAAATTAACCTGAACACAGGTCAGGAAGTATTAAACTTTTGTGCTAACAATTATCTTGGTTTGTCAGATAATCAAGGCTTGATAGATGCAGCAGAAAAAGCGATGAAAGACAGAGGATATGGAATGTCGTCTGTGCGTTTTATATGTGGAACACAAGATATGCACAAAGAGTTAGAAAAAACTATAGCAAACTTCTTTGGAACAGAAGATACTATTTTATATGCAGCTTGCTTTGATGCTAATGGGGGAGTATTCGAACCTCTTTTAACAGACGAAGATGCTATTATTTCAGACTCACTAAACCACGCATCTATTATAGATGGGGTTCGTTTGTGTAAAGCTGTTAGATACAGATACGCAAATGCAGATATGGAAGATTTGGAAACTCAGCTTCAGAAAGCTAAAGAACAACGTTTCCGCCTTATCGTTACCGATGGAGTATTTTCTATGGACGGTAATGTTGCGCCTCTTGATAAGATTTACGAATTAGCTCAGAAATACGACGCTATGGTAATGGTTGATGAGTCGCACTCGGCAGGAGTTGTTGGTCGCACAGGTAGAGGAACTACAGAGCAATACAACCTAAAAGGAAAAATAGAAATCCTTACAGGTACATTAGGTAAAGCTTTTGGTGGAGCTATCGGTGGATTTACTACAGGTAAGAAAGAAATCATAGATATGCTTCGTCAGCGTTCGCGTCCTTATCTATTCTCAAATTCGTTACCACCTTCAGTTGTTGGTGCTGGTATTTATACTTTTAACTTATTAGATAGCAACAACGATTTGCAAGATAAACTACACAGAAATACAGAATATTTTAACTCTAAAATGGTAGAGGCAGGTTTCGACGTTAAGCCAACTCAATCTGCTATTTGTGCTGTTATGCTTTACGACGCTAAGTTGTCGCAAGAAATGGCATCAGAGCTTTCAAAAGAAGGTATATATGTAACAGGATTCTATTATCCAGTTGTACCAAAAGGACAAGCGCGTATACGTGTGCAATTATCTGCGGCTCACGAAATAGAGCACTTAGATAAATGTATTGCAGCATTTACGAAAGTAGGCAAGAAATTAGGTGTATTGAAATAA
- a CDS encoding excisionase family DNA binding protein (product_source=TIGR01764; cath_funfam=1.10.10.60; cog=COG3311,COG4068; pfam=PF12728; smart=SM00420; superfamily=46955,57716; tigrfam=TIGR01764) — translation MAIKIPMNKIQKQCAVCGQPFVPKTVDSIYCSKTCANAAYREKKRQKRKEEEKQAVVAKIPDDRLYISVPEAIALFGVAKSTLYRLIRQKRIPAINLGARLVRIDRAAIEEMFPIRQTPLKKEKPATKLYSLEPQDCYTIGEIAKKFGISDSTVYKHIRKYSIPTRQIGNYVYAPKTEIDNLYK, via the coding sequence ATGGCGATAAAGATACCGATGAATAAGATTCAGAAACAATGTGCAGTGTGTGGACAGCCTTTCGTTCCGAAGACGGTTGATTCTATTTATTGCTCTAAAACGTGCGCCAATGCAGCATATCGTGAAAAGAAACGGCAAAAGCGAAAAGAAGAAGAAAAGCAAGCGGTCGTAGCTAAAATACCGGATGACCGTCTCTATATTTCCGTTCCCGAAGCAATTGCGCTTTTCGGCGTTGCCAAGAGTACACTCTATCGCCTTATTCGGCAAAAGCGAATCCCGGCTATCAACTTAGGAGCTCGTCTTGTTCGGATTGACCGAGCAGCGATAGAGGAAATGTTTCCTATTCGCCAAACACCTCTTAAAAAGGAGAAACCAGCAACAAAGCTTTATAGCCTTGAACCACAAGATTGTTATACAATCGGCGAGATTGCCAAAAAGTTCGGCATATCGGATAGCACGGTATATAAGCATATCCGAAAATATTCTATCCCAACTCGACAGATTGGCAACTATGTTTACGCTCCGAAAACTGAAATAGATAACCTTTACAAATAA
- a CDS encoding DNA mismatch repair protein MutL (product_source=KO:K03572; cath_funfam=3.30.230.10,3.30.565.10; cog=COG0323; ko=KO:K03572; pfam=PF01119,PF08676,PF13589; smart=SM00853,SM01340; superfamily=118116,54211,55874; tigrfam=TIGR00585), with protein sequence MDIIHLLPDSIANQIAAGEVIQRPASVIKELVENAIDAGADNIKVVVKDAGRALIQVIDNGKGMSGTDARMAFERHATSKIREAQDLFSLKTMGFRGEALASIAAVAQVELRTKREEDEVGTLICISGSQVEKQEGVVTDKGSNFSVKNLFFNIPVRRKFLKSNDTELKNIITEFERIVLVYPSVSFSLVHNDTEIFHLPVTSLKQRIINVMGKKIAASILPIDVNTSFLKISGFIGSPESSKKRSAMQYFFVNGRYMRHPYFHKAVMLAYEPFIPVGEQPNYFIYIDVAPSSIDVNIHPTKTEIKFENEQQFFQIIASAVKEAIAVPTLEFDREGAIDIPVYKKEETTPVAPPQIKYQSSYNPFKETDSYSRSKIDWEKLYERNISKERELNVLPEGAERLNDEDFSIDFEEQEAGLLNHSDSILQYKGRYIITSLKSGLTIIDQRRAHIKILYDDYMSRIVQRKGESQQLLFPEIISFTPREATVLPCILDDLAFIGFDLADLGGNSYSINGIPSGLDNVNYNEVLQNMVDKVLDTGCEVKEEVEEALALALAKKTAINYNKTLSEEESMSLVAKLFSSPSPNYTPDGKLIVSIISEDELNRRFR encoded by the coding sequence ATGGATATAATACATTTGTTGCCCGATTCTATAGCTAATCAAATTGCAGCCGGAGAGGTTATTCAACGCCCCGCCTCTGTAATTAAAGAGTTAGTGGAGAATGCTATTGATGCAGGTGCCGACAATATTAAAGTTGTGGTAAAAGATGCAGGTAGAGCATTGATTCAGGTAATAGATAATGGAAAAGGTATGTCGGGGACTGATGCTCGTATGGCATTTGAACGACACGCTACTTCTAAAATACGCGAAGCGCAAGACTTATTCTCTTTGAAGACTATGGGGTTCAGGGGGGAGGCTCTTGCTTCTATTGCTGCAGTTGCTCAGGTAGAACTAAGAACGAAACGAGAGGAAGACGAAGTTGGTACTCTTATTTGTATCTCTGGTTCGCAAGTGGAGAAACAAGAAGGGGTAGTAACTGACAAGGGAAGTAACTTTTCTGTGAAAAATCTTTTCTTTAATATTCCCGTACGCAGAAAGTTTCTCAAATCAAATGATACTGAATTAAAAAACATTATAACCGAATTTGAGCGTATCGTTTTGGTTTATCCTTCGGTATCATTTTCTTTAGTGCATAACGATACCGAAATCTTCCATCTGCCCGTAACGTCATTAAAGCAAAGAATTATAAATGTTATGGGGAAGAAGATTGCGGCATCTATCTTACCTATAGATGTTAATACTTCTTTTCTGAAAATATCAGGTTTTATAGGTTCGCCCGAATCGAGTAAGAAACGTTCTGCTATGCAATATTTCTTTGTTAATGGAAGGTATATGCGACACCCTTACTTCCACAAAGCAGTGATGCTGGCTTACGAACCGTTTATTCCTGTAGGCGAACAACCTAATTATTTTATTTATATAGACGTAGCTCCAAGTAGTATTGATGTGAACATACATCCAACTAAAACGGAAATCAAATTCGAAAACGAACAGCAATTCTTCCAGATTATAGCTTCGGCAGTTAAGGAGGCTATTGCGGTTCCTACTCTTGAGTTCGACAGAGAGGGAGCAATAGATATTCCTGTTTATAAAAAAGAAGAAACAACGCCAGTAGCTCCTCCTCAAATAAAATACCAATCGAGCTATAACCCCTTTAAAGAAACTGACTCTTACAGCCGCTCTAAAATAGACTGGGAAAAACTTTATGAAAGAAATATTTCTAAAGAGCGAGAGTTAAATGTGCTTCCCGAAGGTGCGGAACGACTTAACGATGAAGATTTTAGTATAGATTTTGAAGAGCAAGAAGCTGGATTGTTAAATCATTCCGATAGTATACTACAATATAAAGGTAGGTATATAATTACATCACTTAAATCCGGACTTACAATTATTGACCAGAGACGAGCGCATATAAAGATATTATACGACGATTATATGTCTCGCATAGTGCAAAGAAAAGGAGAGTCTCAGCAATTGCTATTCCCAGAAATAATATCTTTTACCCCACGAGAGGCAACTGTGCTTCCGTGTATCTTAGACGATTTGGCATTCATCGGTTTCGACCTTGCCGACTTGGGTGGTAATTCTTATTCTATAAATGGAATTCCTTCTGGTTTGGATAACGTAAACTATAACGAAGTGCTACAAAATATGGTAGACAAAGTTTTAGATACTGGTTGCGAAGTTAAAGAAGAAGTAGAAGAGGCTTTGGCTCTTGCCTTAGCAAAAAAAACAGCAATTAACTACAACAAAACTTTGTCGGAAGAAGAGTCTATGTCTTTAGTCGCAAAATTATTTTCCTCTCCATCGCCTAACTATACGCCCGATGGCAAGCTTATAGTGTCTATTATTTCGGAAGACGAATTGAATAGACGATTTAGGTAA
- a CDS encoding nucleoside-diphosphate-sugar epimerase (product_source=COG0451; cath_funfam=3.40.50.720; cog=COG0451; pfam=PF01370; superfamily=51735): MKKILIVGSTGQIGSELSIRLRSIYGADNVVCGYFAPPFPEGFFEAGPTVEINALDINQIADAVKKYNIDTIYNLAAILSATAEKNPKLGWDVGVNSLINCLDVAKEYKCAVFTPSSIGAFGPSTPKDNTPQDTIQRPTTIYGVTKVTGEMLSDYYFTRFGVDTRSVRFPGIISNLTLPGGGTTDYAVEIFYKAVKGEDFECPVGAGTFMDMMYMPDALDAAIDLMEADPSRLIHRNSFNVTAMSFDPEMLYAAIKKFYPDFKMTYNVDPLKQAIANSWPNSLDDSAARSEWDWNPKYDLDKMAADMINTLRTKN; the protein is encoded by the coding sequence ATGAAAAAGATATTAATAGTTGGAAGTACCGGACAGATAGGTTCGGAATTGAGTATTCGTTTGCGTTCTATCTACGGAGCAGACAATGTAGTATGTGGTTACTTCGCACCTCCTTTCCCAGAGGGATTTTTTGAGGCAGGTCCTACTGTAGAGATTAATGCTTTAGATATTAATCAGATTGCAGATGCAGTTAAGAAATATAATATTGACACTATCTATAACTTGGCGGCAATATTATCGGCAACTGCAGAAAAGAATCCTAAGTTGGGCTGGGACGTAGGTGTAAATAGTTTAATTAACTGTTTAGATGTAGCTAAAGAATATAAATGTGCAGTGTTTACTCCAAGTTCAATAGGGGCTTTCGGACCAAGTACTCCGAAAGATAATACACCTCAGGATACAATTCAACGTCCGACTACTATATATGGCGTAACTAAGGTTACAGGCGAAATGCTAAGCGATTATTACTTCACTCGTTTTGGAGTAGATACTCGTTCGGTGCGTTTCCCAGGTATTATCTCTAATCTTACTTTGCCTGGTGGTGGAACTACCGACTATGCAGTGGAAATTTTCTACAAAGCAGTAAAAGGAGAAGATTTTGAATGTCCTGTAGGAGCGGGTACTTTTATGGATATGATGTATATGCCTGATGCTTTAGATGCGGCTATTGATCTTATGGAAGCTGATCCTTCTCGTCTTATACACAGAAACTCCTTCAATGTTACAGCTATGAGTTTCGACCCAGAAATGCTTTATGCTGCAATCAAGAAATTTTATCCCGACTTTAAGATGACTTACAATGTAGATCCTCTTAAGCAGGCGATAGCTAATTCTTGGCCTAATAGTTTAGATGATTCTGCCGCTCGTTCTGAATGGGATTGGAATCCTAAATACGACTTAGATAAAATGGCAGCAGATATGATTAATACACTAAGAACTAAGAACTAA